One Cedecea neteri DNA segment encodes these proteins:
- a CDS encoding oxalate decarboxylase family bicupin, which translates to MKDISRRSFMAFAAGGTVVLAAGQAHAHDDKVKSYPASVRDPGPHDPIREAENPDIVNPPSTDSGTLPNLRYSFSDAHVRKGTGGWTRQVTKRELGISTTIAGVDMRLNAGGIRELHWHKEGEWAYMTYGNARVTAFDAKGGWFVDDIGVGDLWYFPPGIPHSIQGIGPDGCEFLLAFDDGGFDEDSTFLLSDWFKHIPPEILAKNFQVPVSTFSKLPSPADEYIFAGTVPGSLASDSINSAAKSEINFTHHMLAQDPIKAPGGTVRITDSSNFPVSKTIAAALVEIEPGGLRELHWHPNNDEWQYYLEGEGRMGVFASSGQARTFDYRAGDVGYVPFAMGHYIENTGTTTLRFLELFKSDYYADISLNQWLASTPPELVKQHLQLDDTFMKALSLHKNPVVK; encoded by the coding sequence ATGAAAGATATATCCAGAAGAAGCTTCATGGCATTTGCCGCAGGCGGTACCGTCGTATTAGCGGCCGGGCAGGCCCATGCCCACGATGACAAAGTAAAATCTTACCCGGCAAGCGTGCGCGATCCTGGCCCTCACGACCCCATCCGGGAAGCCGAAAACCCTGATATCGTCAATCCCCCCTCTACCGACAGCGGCACACTGCCAAATCTGCGCTACTCCTTCAGTGACGCTCATGTCAGAAAAGGCACCGGCGGCTGGACAAGGCAGGTGACCAAACGTGAGTTGGGGATTTCAACCACCATCGCCGGGGTGGATATGCGCCTAAATGCCGGAGGCATCCGCGAACTTCACTGGCACAAAGAGGGGGAATGGGCTTATATGACCTACGGCAATGCGCGGGTAACGGCCTTCGACGCAAAGGGAGGCTGGTTTGTGGATGATATCGGCGTCGGTGATTTATGGTATTTCCCGCCGGGCATCCCTCACTCGATTCAAGGTATAGGGCCTGACGGCTGTGAATTTCTTTTGGCCTTCGACGACGGTGGATTTGATGAAGACAGCACGTTCCTGTTATCCGACTGGTTTAAACATATCCCCCCTGAGATATTAGCCAAAAATTTCCAGGTTCCCGTTTCTACATTTTCTAAACTGCCTTCACCTGCCGATGAATATATTTTCGCGGGTACGGTGCCAGGCAGCCTTGCCTCAGACAGTATTAATAGCGCGGCTAAATCAGAAATTAATTTCACCCACCATATGCTGGCGCAGGATCCGATTAAAGCCCCTGGCGGCACGGTCAGAATAACGGACTCATCTAATTTCCCGGTGTCGAAAACGATTGCCGCTGCCCTGGTAGAAATAGAACCCGGCGGACTGAGAGAGCTTCACTGGCATCCAAATAACGACGAATGGCAATACTATCTTGAAGGGGAAGGCAGAATGGGCGTGTTTGCCTCTTCGGGCCAGGCCAGAACCTTTGATTACCGCGCCGGTGATGTCGGCTACGTTCCCTTTGCGATGGGGCATTATATCGAGAATACCGGCACCACGACCCTGCGCTTCCTGGAACTGTTTAAAAGCGACTATTACGCGGATATTTCACTCAACCAGTGGCTGGCCAGCACGCCGCCTGAGCTGGTGAAGCAACATTTACAGCTGGATGATACCTTTATGAAGGCGTTGAGTCTGCATAAAAACCCAGTTGTGAAGTAA
- the cysM gene encoding cysteine synthase CysM, which translates to MITLESTIGNTPLVRLQRSGLTNGSEIWVKLEGNNPAGSVKDRAALSMIVQAEKRGEIQPGDTLIEATSGNTGIALAMISALKGYRIKLLMPDNMSMERKAAMQAYGAELILVSKAQGMEGARELAQQMADRGEGKILDQFNNPDNPLAHYTTTGPEIWRQTEGRITHFVSSMGTTGTITGVSRFMREQSKPVRIVGLQPEEGSSIPGIRRWPEEWLPKIFNPTLVDEVIDMAQTEAEQTMRRLAMEEGIFCGVSSGGAVAGALRVAKANPGAVVVAIICDRGDRYLSTGVFGEESYVQGAGI; encoded by the coding sequence GTGATCACTTTAGAAAGCACAATTGGCAATACTCCTCTGGTCCGGCTGCAGCGCAGCGGGCTGACTAACGGCAGCGAAATTTGGGTCAAGCTCGAGGGCAACAACCCCGCTGGCTCGGTAAAAGACCGCGCAGCGCTGTCGATGATTGTTCAGGCGGAAAAGCGTGGAGAAATTCAACCCGGTGATACGCTGATTGAGGCAACCAGCGGCAACACCGGTATCGCACTGGCGATGATCTCTGCGCTCAAAGGCTACCGCATTAAGCTGCTGATGCCGGACAACATGAGCATGGAGCGCAAGGCGGCGATGCAGGCTTACGGCGCGGAGCTGATTCTGGTCAGCAAAGCTCAGGGCATGGAAGGCGCGCGTGAACTGGCTCAGCAAATGGCCGACCGAGGCGAAGGCAAAATCCTCGATCAGTTTAATAACCCGGATAACCCGCTGGCGCATTACACGACAACCGGGCCGGAGATCTGGCGGCAGACCGAAGGGCGTATCACGCATTTTGTGTCCAGCATGGGCACGACGGGCACGATTACCGGCGTCAGTCGCTTTATGCGCGAGCAAAGCAAGCCGGTGAGAATTGTCGGGCTGCAGCCGGAAGAGGGCAGCAGCATTCCGGGGATCCGCCGCTGGCCTGAAGAGTGGTTGCCGAAGATATTCAACCCGACGCTGGTGGATGAAGTCATCGACATGGCGCAGACGGAAGCCGAGCAGACTATGCGCCGCCTGGCGATGGAAGAGGGGATTTTCTGCGGCGTGAGCTCTGGCGGGGCGGTGGCAGGTGCGCTGCGCGTAGCCAAAGCTAACCCGGGGGCCGTAGTGGTCGCTATTATTTGCGACAGGGGAGACCGCTATCTTTCTACCGGCGTGTTCGGGGAAGAGAGCTACGTTCAGGGCGCGGGCATCTGA
- the cysA gene encoding sulfate/thiosulfate ABC transporter ATP-binding protein CysA, which produces MSIDIANIKKSFGRTQVLNDISLDIPSGQMVALLGPSGSGKTTLLRIIAGLEHQNSGRISFHGTDVSRMHARDRKVGFVFQHYALFRHMSVFDNIAFGLTVLPRRERPSAAEIKQKVTKLLEMVQLSHLADRYPAQLSGGQKQRVALARALAVEPQILLLDEPFGALDAQVRKELRRWLRELHEELKFTSVFVTHDQEEAMEVADRVVVMSQGNIEQVDTPEQVWREPATRFVLEFLGEVNRLKGVIRGSQFHVGAHRWPLGFTPVHQGDVDLFLRPWEVDVSRRTNLDSPLPVQVLEVSPRGHYMQLVVQPLGWYDEPLTVVLKEQQIPQRGERLFVGLQNARLYEGVNRIQGVDLAQSA; this is translated from the coding sequence ATGAGCATTGATATTGCCAATATTAAGAAGTCATTTGGACGCACCCAGGTGCTGAACGATATCTCGCTGGATATCCCTTCTGGTCAGATGGTGGCGCTACTTGGGCCATCCGGTTCCGGTAAAACCACGCTGCTGCGTATTATTGCCGGGCTGGAGCACCAGAACAGCGGCCGCATCAGCTTCCACGGCACCGACGTGAGTCGGATGCATGCCCGCGACCGTAAAGTCGGTTTTGTGTTTCAGCACTATGCGCTGTTCCGCCATATGTCGGTATTCGACAATATCGCCTTTGGTTTAACGGTGCTGCCGCGTCGCGAACGGCCTTCTGCCGCCGAGATCAAACAGAAAGTGACGAAACTGCTGGAGATGGTGCAGCTTTCCCATCTGGCCGATCGCTACCCGGCACAGTTGTCCGGCGGCCAGAAGCAGCGCGTTGCCCTGGCGCGTGCGCTGGCGGTGGAGCCGCAAATCCTGCTGCTGGATGAACCGTTTGGGGCGCTTGATGCTCAGGTTCGTAAAGAGCTGCGCCGCTGGCTGCGTGAGCTGCATGAAGAGTTAAAGTTCACCAGCGTGTTTGTGACGCACGACCAGGAAGAGGCGATGGAAGTCGCCGACCGCGTGGTGGTGATGAGCCAGGGTAATATTGAGCAGGTCGATACGCCTGAGCAGGTCTGGCGTGAGCCCGCGACTCGCTTCGTGCTGGAGTTCCTCGGCGAGGTTAACCGCCTGAAAGGCGTGATTCGTGGGAGCCAGTTTCACGTTGGCGCGCACCGCTGGCCACTGGGGTTCACTCCGGTCCATCAGGGTGACGTTGATTTGTTCCTGCGTCCGTGGGAAGTGGACGTTAGTCGCCGCACGAACCTTGATTCACCGCTGCCCGTGCAGGTGCTGGAAGTTAGCCCGCGCGGGCATTACATGCAGTTAGTTGTGCAGCCGCTAGGCTGGTATGACGAACCGCTGACGGTGGTTCTGAAAGAGCAGCAAATTCCACAGCGCGGCGAGCGCCTGTTTGTGGGGCTACAAAACGCGCGCCTGTACGAAGGGGTTAACCGTATTCAGGGTGTAGACCTGGCGCAGTCCGCCTGA
- the cysW gene encoding sulfate/thiosulfate ABC transporter permease CysW, whose amino-acid sequence MTDVTALKNYNRSRINWGKWALIAIGVLVSFLILVVPVASIFVEAFSKGLMPALQNIADPDMLHAIWLTVMIALITVPVNLVFGTLLAWLVTRFNFPGRQLLLTLLDIPFAVSPVVAGLVYLLFYGSNGPLAGFLDAHNLQIMFAWPGMVLVTIFVTCPFVVRELVPVMLSQGSQEDEAAILLGASGWQMFRRVTLPNIRWALLYGVVLTNARAIGEFGAVSVVSGSIRGETFSLPLQIELLQQDYNTVGSFTAAALLTLMAVLTLFLKSAVQWRLNNQEKRLKQEENHEH is encoded by the coding sequence ATGACGGACGTCACTGCTTTGAAAAACTATAACCGCTCCCGCATTAACTGGGGAAAATGGGCGCTGATTGCTATCGGCGTGCTGGTCTCTTTCCTGATTCTGGTGGTGCCGGTCGCTTCTATTTTTGTTGAGGCTTTTTCTAAAGGGTTGATGCCCGCGCTGCAAAATATCGCTGACCCGGACATGCTGCACGCTATCTGGCTGACGGTGATGATTGCGCTGATTACCGTGCCGGTAAACCTGGTGTTCGGCACGCTGCTGGCCTGGCTGGTGACGCGTTTTAACTTCCCCGGCCGCCAATTGTTGCTGACGCTGCTGGATATTCCGTTTGCCGTTTCCCCGGTCGTTGCGGGCCTGGTTTATCTACTGTTTTACGGCTCTAATGGCCCGCTGGCAGGGTTCCTGGATGCCCACAACCTGCAGATTATGTTTGCCTGGCCGGGCATGGTGCTGGTGACGATCTTCGTGACCTGCCCGTTTGTGGTGCGCGAGCTGGTGCCGGTGATGCTAAGCCAGGGCAGCCAGGAAGATGAAGCCGCGATTTTACTGGGTGCTTCTGGCTGGCAGATGTTCCGCCGCGTGACGCTGCCCAATATTCGCTGGGCGCTGCTTTATGGCGTGGTGCTGACCAACGCCCGCGCTATAGGCGAGTTTGGTGCGGTTTCGGTGGTATCCGGTTCGATTCGCGGCGAGACATTCTCGCTGCCGTTACAGATTGAGTTACTGCAGCAGGATTACAACACCGTCGGTTCGTTTACCGCCGCGGCGTTGTTGACCCTGATGGCAGTTCTGACCTTGTTCTTAAAGAGTGCGGTGCAGTGGCGTCTGAATAATCAGGAAAAGCGCCTGAAGCAGGAGGAAAATCATGAGCATTGA
- the cysT gene encoding sulfate/thiosulfate ABC transporter permease CysT, with protein sequence MFASRSKRVLPGFTLSLGTSLLFVCLILLLPLSALVMQLAQMSFSQYWDVITNPQVVAAYKVTLLSAALASVFNGVFGLLMAWILTRYQFPGRSLLDALMDLPFALPTAVAGLTLAGLFSVNGWYGEWLAQFGIKVTYTWLGIAVAMAFTSIPFVVRTVQPVLEELGPEYEEAAETLGATRWQSFRRVVLPELSPALMAGVALSFTRSLGEFGAVIFIAGNIAWKTEVTSLMIFVRLQEFDYPAASAIASVILAASLLLLFTINTLQSRFGRRVVGH encoded by the coding sequence ATGTTTGCCAGTCGTTCAAAACGCGTATTGCCGGGGTTTACGCTTAGCCTCGGCACCAGCCTGCTGTTTGTTTGCCTGATCCTGCTGCTGCCGCTGAGCGCGCTGGTGATGCAGCTGGCACAAATGTCGTTCTCCCAGTACTGGGATGTGATTACTAACCCGCAGGTGGTGGCCGCCTATAAAGTCACGCTGCTTTCCGCCGCGCTGGCTTCCGTGTTTAACGGCGTGTTCGGCCTGCTAATGGCGTGGATCCTGACGCGTTACCAGTTTCCGGGGCGCAGCCTGCTAGATGCGCTGATGGATTTACCTTTTGCGCTGCCCACTGCGGTGGCGGGTTTAACCCTCGCCGGGCTGTTTTCCGTCAACGGCTGGTACGGCGAGTGGCTGGCGCAGTTTGGCATTAAGGTGACCTACACCTGGCTGGGTATCGCGGTGGCGATGGCGTTTACCAGCATTCCGTTTGTGGTGCGTACCGTTCAGCCCGTGCTGGAAGAGCTGGGGCCAGAATACGAAGAGGCCGCTGAAACGCTCGGCGCGACTCGCTGGCAGAGTTTCCGCCGCGTAGTACTGCCGGAACTTTCTCCGGCGCTGATGGCGGGCGTGGCTCTCTCCTTCACCCGCAGTCTGGGGGAGTTTGGCGCGGTTATCTTTATTGCCGGAAACATCGCCTGGAAGACAGAAGTCACCTCGCTGATGATCTTCGTGCGCCTGCAGGAGTTTGATTACCCGGCGGCCAGCGCCATTGCGTCAGTGATTCTGGCGGCGTCGCTGCTGCTGCTGTTCACCATTAATACGTTGCAGAGTCGCTTTGGTCGACGCGTGGTAGGTCACTGA